Proteins from one Falco cherrug isolate bFalChe1 chromosome 7, bFalChe1.pri, whole genome shotgun sequence genomic window:
- the ATOSA gene encoding atos homolog protein A isoform X8, protein MPWAPTRGGAAAGRAAGAQGRAEKGDTRLLQLAKPSMLDAVSHYGSGDCEGSLDTLDEYFEYEAEEFLVSLALLITEGRTPEYSIKGRTEGFHCPPAQSSQPPTTKHECSDKLAQCRQARRTRSEVMLLWKNNIPVMVEVMLLPDCCYSDEGPTTEGNDLNDPAIKQDALLLERWILEPVPRQSGDRFIEEKTLLLAVRSFVFFSQLSAWLSVSHGAVPRNILYRVSAADVDLQWTFSQTPTEHVFPVPNVSHNVALRVSVQSLPRQSNYPVLTCSIHTNLSFYEKRMQERKLHQRSDSSVAQQCSTSSPQRFCGKQTWTMTPEGLLNGKKTTEFTTSIRNLKLYPSTGLGSDFGASQPKVQGYNATADNKTKSRETPVRTFKSFSLVDSRGSNSHCAHQPTGETNPLIGSLLQERQEVIARIAQHLIHCDPATSPVVAGRPFNIHENGSATPKAFRSTYEDENLPRKGKEASPVSVASLDNAVQEDGGEGKTRAVPEISLLDARVPVNHCGRQLAGESNPLIDSLLQERQEVIARIAQHLIHCDPATSHVTGRPFKVHETSPVTSKVFRSTYEGENLLKKGKESSSVSFARSDFSLLEDSSKSRMKTPDTPISPSRFDGELKASLKLQARRKLVLAKPSEAVRNAFHQTSNKTSHAFTNIHTSSSCVKENKSELPDKLEMISSGYAQKDQITNRIKQCSNLSSIDEQIRTNKLKERTVVSENNGIDSFNNLQVDKCRILEGTKKATVMQVSDSLHKNELKCLDKDSKKPNIYEQNTQLISIENYLNKDHDSFKNKSKQDKTKTAHDENEDPISLDFQSTCQKKPTEDCIVKCERLKNPDVQRAPSLKHTNIWRKHNFRSLDGTSTKAFHPRTGLPLLSSPVPQRKTQSGCFDLDSSLLQLKCLSARSRVAPGVSRLALGHNHGTTAAAGMNSVLCRARYAVKIPLNFQKEQIVIVDSSSDQWVFCVMLCLWC, encoded by the exons ATACTTTGGATGAATACTTTGAGTATGAAGCTGAGGAGTTCCTGGTCTCCTTGGCCTTGTTGATCACCGAAGGTCGAACGCCTGAGTATTCAATCAAGGGCAGAACAGAGGGCTTTCACTGCCCACCGGCACAGTCAAGTCAGCCGCCAACAACTAAGCATGAATGCAGCGACAAACTGGCTCAG tGTCGTCAAGCCAGGCGAACCAGATCTGAGGTTATGCTACTGTGGAAGAACAATATTCCAGTCATGGTAGAAGTGATGCTACTTCCAGACTGTTGCTATAGCGATGAAGGGCCCACCACCGAGGGGAATGATTTAAATGATCCTGCAATCAAACAAGATGCATTGCTGTTAGAAAGGTGGATTTTGGAGCCAGTTCCTCGACA GAGTGGAGATCGATTTATTGAAGAGAAGACCCTTTTATTGGCTGTTcgctcttttgttttcttctctcagctAAGTGCGTGGCTGAGCGTTTCACATGGTGCTGTTCCCCGAAACATTCTGTACAG GGTGAGCGCTGCAGATGTGGACTTGCAATGGACATTCTCCCAGACACCGACTGAGCATGTCTTTCCTGTTCCTAATGTTTCTCACAATGTGGCCTTGAGAGTCAGCGTCCAGTCCTTGCCCAGACAATCGAATTACCCGGTTTTGACCTGTAGTATTCACACGAACCTTAGCTTTTACGAAAAGCGAATGCAAGAGCGTAAGTTACATCAGCGCAGCGATTCCAGTGTGGCACAGCAATGCAGTACCTCCAGTCCACAGCGCTTCTGTGGGAAACAGACATGGACAATGACACCTGAAGGCCTACTTAATGGAAAAAAGACAACTGAGTTTACTACATCTAtcagaaatttaaaactttatcCATCTACTGGACTTGGATCTGACTTTGGGGCGTCACAGCCTAAAGTTCAGGGCTATAATGCTACAGCGGACAATAAGACAAAATCTCGTGAAACACCTGTGAGAACTTTTAAATCCTTTTCTCTAGTTGATTCCCGTGGTTCAAATAGTCACTGCGCTCACCAGCCCACAGGAGAAACCAATCCTTTGATAGGCTCTTTACTTCAAGAGCGACAAGAGGTCATCGCGAGGATTGCTCAGCACTTGATTCACTGTGATCCGGCTACTTCACCGGTTGTTGCTGGACGCCCGTTCAACATACATGAGAACGGCTCAGCTACACCAAAAGCTTTTCGGAGTACTTACGAAGATGAAAACTtgccaaggaaaggcaaggaagCCTCCCCAGTTTCTGTTGCCAGCTTAGACAATGCAGTACAAGAAGATGGTGGTGAAGGCAAAACGAGAGCGGTACCAGAGATCAGTCTGCTCGATGCCCGTGTTCCAGTGAACCACTGTGGCCGTCAGTTGGCAGGAGAGAGTAATCCCCTGATCGATTCTCTGCTCCAGGAGCGGCAGGAGGTGATAGCAAGGATTGCCCAACACTTGATTCATTGTGATCCAGCTACTTCTCATGTCACTGGACGTCCATTCAAAGTGCATGAGACTAGCCCTGTTACTTCCAAAGTTTTCCGAAGTACATATGAAGGTGAAAATTTGCTGAAGAAAGGCAAGGAatcatcttctgtttcttttgctagatctgatttttctttgttagaaGACAGCAGTAAATCAAGGATGAAGACACCTGATACTCCAATCAGTCCTTCTAGGTTTGATGGAGAATTGAAGGCTTCTCTGAAACTCcaagcaagaagaaaattggTTTTAGCAAAACCCAGTGAAGCTGTCCGAAATGCATTTCATCAGACTTCAAATAAAACTTCTCATGCATTTACTAACATTCATACATCATCATCGtgtgttaaagaaaataaatctgaattgcCAGATAAATTGGAAATGATAAGTTCTGGTTATGCACAGAAAGACCAGATAACCAACAGAATTAAACAGTGTTCAAATTTGAGCAGCATTGATGAACAGATTCGCACAAATAAactaaaagaaagaacagttgTTAGTGAGAACAATGGCATAGACAGTTTTAACAATTTACAGGTAGATAAATGCAGAATACTTGAAGGtacaaaaaaagcaactgtgATGCAGGTATCTGACTCTTTGCACAAAAATGAGCTCAAGTGTTTAGATAAAgactcaaaaaaaccaaatatttatGAGCAAAATACTCAGCTTATTAgtattgaaaattatttaaataaagaccATGACAgtttcaaaaacaaaagcaaacaagataaaacaaaaactgCACACGATGAGAATGAGGACCCAATAAGCCTCGATTTCCAAAGCACTTGTCAGAAGAAACCTACAGAAGACTGCATAGTTAAGTGTGAGCGGCTGAAGAACCCAGATGTACAG AGAGCACCATCTCtaaaacacacaaatatatGGCGGAAACATAATTTTCGATCCTTGGATGGAACTTCAACCAAGGCTTTTCATCCAAGAACTGGATTGCCTCTGCTTTCAAGTCCT GTTCCTCAAAGAAAAACGCAGTCTGGGTGCTTTGATCTGGATTCATCACTGCTGCAGTTGAAATGTTTGTCTGCAAGAAG CCGAGTTGCCCCAGGAGTGTCCCGGTTAGCTCTGGGCCATAACCATGGTACGACAGCTGCTGCCGGCATGAACTCTGTCCTGTGCAGGGCTAGGTATGCTGTAAAAATACCCttgaattttcaaaaagaacagaTAGTAATAGTTGATTCTTCTTCAGAtcagtgggttttttgtgttatGCTTTGTTTGTGGTGTTGA
- the ATOSA gene encoding atos homolog protein A isoform X6 produces MVLLLVRLGWKWSLRDTLDEYFEYEAEEFLVSLALLITEGRTPEYSIKGRTEGFHCPPAQSSQPPTTKHECSDKLAQCRQARRTRSEVMLLWKNNIPVMVEVMLLPDCCYSDEGPTTEGNDLNDPAIKQDALLLERWILEPVPRQSGDRFIEEKTLLLAVRSFVFFSQLSAWLSVSHGAVPRNILYRVSAADVDLQWTFSQTPTEHVFPVPNVSHNVALRVSVQSLPRQSNYPVLTCSIHTNLSFYEKRMQERKLHQRSDSSVAQQCSTSSPQRFCGKQTWTMTPEGLLNGKKTTEFTTSIRNLKLYPSTGLGSDFGASQPKVQGYNATADNKTKSRETPVRTFKSFSLVDSRGSNSHCAHQPTGETNPLIGSLLQERQEVIARIAQHLIHCDPATSPVVAGRPFNIHENGSATPKAFRSTYEDENLPRKGKEASPVSVASLDNAVQEDGGEGKTRAVPEISLLDARVPVNHCGRQLAGESNPLIDSLLQERQEVIARIAQHLIHCDPATSHVTGRPFKVHETSPVTSKVFRSTYEGENLLKKGKESSSVSFARSDFSLLEDSSKSRMKTPDTPISPSRFDGELKASLKLQARRKLVLAKPSEAVRNAFHQTSNKTSHAFTNIHTSSSCVKENKSELPDKLEMISSGYAQKDQITNRIKQCSNLSSIDEQIRTNKLKERTVVSENNGIDSFNNLQVDKCRILEGTKKATVMQVSDSLHKNELKCLDKDSKKPNIYEQNTQLISIENYLNKDHDSFKNKSKQDKTKTAHDENEDPISLDFQSTCQKKPTEDCIVKCERLKNPDVQRAPSLKHTNIWRKHNFRSLDGTSTKAFHPRTGLPLLSSPVPQRKTQSGCFDLDSSLLQLKCLSARSPQQCINRDSDPESHGKPILSSSAPPVTSLSLLGNFEESVLNFRLDPLGVVEGFTAEVGASGVFCPTHMTLPVEVSFYSVSDDNAPSPYMGVITLESLGKRGYRVPPSGTIQVTLFNPNKTVVKMFVVIYDLREMPANHQTFLRQRTFSVPVRREIKRTVNKENSQQTEERLLRYLIHLRFQSSKSGKIYLHRDVRLLFSRKSMEVDSGAAYELKSYTESPTNPQFSPRC; encoded by the exons ATACTTTGGATGAATACTTTGAGTATGAAGCTGAGGAGTTCCTGGTCTCCTTGGCCTTGTTGATCACCGAAGGTCGAACGCCTGAGTATTCAATCAAGGGCAGAACAGAGGGCTTTCACTGCCCACCGGCACAGTCAAGTCAGCCGCCAACAACTAAGCATGAATGCAGCGACAAACTGGCTCAG tGTCGTCAAGCCAGGCGAACCAGATCTGAGGTTATGCTACTGTGGAAGAACAATATTCCAGTCATGGTAGAAGTGATGCTACTTCCAGACTGTTGCTATAGCGATGAAGGGCCCACCACCGAGGGGAATGATTTAAATGATCCTGCAATCAAACAAGATGCATTGCTGTTAGAAAGGTGGATTTTGGAGCCAGTTCCTCGACA GAGTGGAGATCGATTTATTGAAGAGAAGACCCTTTTATTGGCTGTTcgctcttttgttttcttctctcagctAAGTGCGTGGCTGAGCGTTTCACATGGTGCTGTTCCCCGAAACATTCTGTACAG GGTGAGCGCTGCAGATGTGGACTTGCAATGGACATTCTCCCAGACACCGACTGAGCATGTCTTTCCTGTTCCTAATGTTTCTCACAATGTGGCCTTGAGAGTCAGCGTCCAGTCCTTGCCCAGACAATCGAATTACCCGGTTTTGACCTGTAGTATTCACACGAACCTTAGCTTTTACGAAAAGCGAATGCAAGAGCGTAAGTTACATCAGCGCAGCGATTCCAGTGTGGCACAGCAATGCAGTACCTCCAGTCCACAGCGCTTCTGTGGGAAACAGACATGGACAATGACACCTGAAGGCCTACTTAATGGAAAAAAGACAACTGAGTTTACTACATCTAtcagaaatttaaaactttatcCATCTACTGGACTTGGATCTGACTTTGGGGCGTCACAGCCTAAAGTTCAGGGCTATAATGCTACAGCGGACAATAAGACAAAATCTCGTGAAACACCTGTGAGAACTTTTAAATCCTTTTCTCTAGTTGATTCCCGTGGTTCAAATAGTCACTGCGCTCACCAGCCCACAGGAGAAACCAATCCTTTGATAGGCTCTTTACTTCAAGAGCGACAAGAGGTCATCGCGAGGATTGCTCAGCACTTGATTCACTGTGATCCGGCTACTTCACCGGTTGTTGCTGGACGCCCGTTCAACATACATGAGAACGGCTCAGCTACACCAAAAGCTTTTCGGAGTACTTACGAAGATGAAAACTtgccaaggaaaggcaaggaagCCTCCCCAGTTTCTGTTGCCAGCTTAGACAATGCAGTACAAGAAGATGGTGGTGAAGGCAAAACGAGAGCGGTACCAGAGATCAGTCTGCTCGATGCCCGTGTTCCAGTGAACCACTGTGGCCGTCAGTTGGCAGGAGAGAGTAATCCCCTGATCGATTCTCTGCTCCAGGAGCGGCAGGAGGTGATAGCAAGGATTGCCCAACACTTGATTCATTGTGATCCAGCTACTTCTCATGTCACTGGACGTCCATTCAAAGTGCATGAGACTAGCCCTGTTACTTCCAAAGTTTTCCGAAGTACATATGAAGGTGAAAATTTGCTGAAGAAAGGCAAGGAatcatcttctgtttcttttgctagatctgatttttctttgttagaaGACAGCAGTAAATCAAGGATGAAGACACCTGATACTCCAATCAGTCCTTCTAGGTTTGATGGAGAATTGAAGGCTTCTCTGAAACTCcaagcaagaagaaaattggTTTTAGCAAAACCCAGTGAAGCTGTCCGAAATGCATTTCATCAGACTTCAAATAAAACTTCTCATGCATTTACTAACATTCATACATCATCATCGtgtgttaaagaaaataaatctgaattgcCAGATAAATTGGAAATGATAAGTTCTGGTTATGCACAGAAAGACCAGATAACCAACAGAATTAAACAGTGTTCAAATTTGAGCAGCATTGATGAACAGATTCGCACAAATAAactaaaagaaagaacagttgTTAGTGAGAACAATGGCATAGACAGTTTTAACAATTTACAGGTAGATAAATGCAGAATACTTGAAGGtacaaaaaaagcaactgtgATGCAGGTATCTGACTCTTTGCACAAAAATGAGCTCAAGTGTTTAGATAAAgactcaaaaaaaccaaatatttatGAGCAAAATACTCAGCTTATTAgtattgaaaattatttaaataaagaccATGACAgtttcaaaaacaaaagcaaacaagataaaacaaaaactgCACACGATGAGAATGAGGACCCAATAAGCCTCGATTTCCAAAGCACTTGTCAGAAGAAACCTACAGAAGACTGCATAGTTAAGTGTGAGCGGCTGAAGAACCCAGATGTACAG AGAGCACCATCTCtaaaacacacaaatatatGGCGGAAACATAATTTTCGATCCTTGGATGGAACTTCAACCAAGGCTTTTCATCCAAGAACTGGATTGCCTCTGCTTTCAAGTCCT GTTCCTCAAAGAAAAACGCAGTCTGGGTGCTTTGATCTGGATTCATCACTGCTGCAGTTGAAATGTTTGTCTGCAAGAAG cccACAACAATGTATAAACAGAGACAGTGATCCAGAGAGCCATGGGAAACCAATTCTAAGTTCTAGTGCTCCACCAGTAACAAGTCTTAGCCTTCTGGGAAACTTTGAG gaatCTGTCCTGAATTTTCGCTTAGACCCGCTTGGCGTCGTGGAAGGTTTCACAGCAGAAGTGGGAGCAAGTGGAGTCTTTTGTCCCACGCACATGACTCTGCCAGTTGAAGTGTCATTCTACAGTGTTTCAGATGATAATGCTCCCTCTCCTTACATG GGTGTAATTACTTTAGAGTCCCTTGGTAAAAGGGGTTATCGGGTACCGCCTTCAGGAACAATACAAGTG ACCTTATTTAACCCTAACAAAACTGTGGTGAAGATGTTTGTGGTGATCTATGACTTGCGAGAAATGCCAGCTAATCATCAAACATTCCTACGGCAAAGaactttttctgttcctgtgagACGAGAAATCAAGAGAACTGTCAATAAAGAAAATAGTCAACAGACTGAAGAAAGGCTACTACGCTACCTCATACATCTGAG GTTCCAGAGTTCTAAATCTGGAAAGATCTACCTCCACAGAGATGTAAGGCTCCTATTCTCTCGGAAATCCATGGAAGTTGATAGCGGCGCTGCATATGAACTCAAATCTTACACTGAATCTCCAACAAATCCTCAGTTTTCACCAAGATGCTAG